The Rosa rugosa chromosome 1, drRosRugo1.1, whole genome shotgun sequence genomic sequence ccgattccttcatgtgttagtaaacgcaggaatacttttacccgaaatcattccgattcctttatgtgttagtaaacgtaggaatagttttaccccgtaatcattccctcccattccaagtaagtaaacgtgcccttaagttattgacaaaagatgacttaacaaatacatcctctaaagattgaattaaacatataaggactaaatcttacaaataaggacaatgtgctctccacttgccacatgtcatgagttaatttacttttttacccttaactacttcttttgatttctaatccctttataagagcaagttcacccgttgaagTTGGCTAGACaagactattcactgctttttccctttcatttccatcatttttcttgaccagtcagatactgttcacaaaaaatcagaaaatgtcagttggcaggtcaagaaattgacccagaaagtgacccagagtgactttttgtgaacagtatctgactggtcaagaaaaaaggtggaaatgaaaggcaaaaagcatTGAATAGTCTTGACCAGCCAACCTCAACTGGTTGACTTGCTCtaaggattaaatcttacaaataaggacaatttgCTCTCcatttgccacatgtcatgagttaatttacttttttacccttaactacttcttttgacttttaatccccttatgttacttttttctgagaataatccatttatgttactttttttttctaagaataatccctttatgttactttttttttcttctgagaataatcagtttatcttacttttttttttccttgagaatAATTCCTTTATATTACTTCAGaaaacctcactctcctactactctcatctcacagtctaatcctgctactgaactcatccaatcctgctactgcactcgctgcacttatactcgtccagttctgctactgcacttgtcatcccctaatcctgctactgcactcgtctaaTCCCGCTACTGCACTctctgcactcatactcgtccagttctgctactgcactcgtccaatcctgctctctacttgccacatgtcatgagttaatttacttttttatccttaactaattcttttgttttaatccctttatattactttttttttttttagaataatctctttatgttattttttttcctaagaataatccatttatgttacttctcagaaaaaaaaaaaaaaaaaaaaaaaaaaaacactcttcCTTTAACACTCTGCTAAGAGAGAGAATCTCAAAGCTCTTCGtcaaacttctttttcttctttattgctaAACATGTCTTTGGTTCAGTAGCAGCTTCTTTTGCAGGAGCAGGAGCAGCAGCAGTAACAGGAGCAATAGTAGTAGCAGTAGCAGGGCAAGAGCAGAAGCATTAGCAGTAGTAGGAGCAGGAGCATTAGCACGAGCAGGAGCAGAAGCAGGAACAGTAGCAGTAGCAATTAGATCTGTCAAtccatgaatgaaattgaaaatataGAAAATCTCATTATTCCCACAGCAATATTACCAAACCAGTAGCAATTAGTCAAACCAATAGCTATTAGTAATAGTAATCAATATGCAAAAACAAAAGGGTTTTGTATAACAACAACCTCATTGAGGACTTTCATCGAACACCTAATGTGCATGAGTTCCTAGCCTACCCACCAAAACTACTCTGTTTGTACACCTTATTTTGCTTATTCCAGAGCCAAGAAATTGCTAAAGAGCACGAAAAGACATACATTAATGAGCAATGCGTGTGATTCCTATAACCCACCCCAAGGCCAAGCTCCCAAACAGATcgtgcatgtttttttttttttccctttctgaGAGCCAAGTTACTCTAAGGAAATAATACAATCTGGTAAACCAAAGATCCAACAAAACCAATCCCTCAAAGAAAAGCCACATGCACATCATTCCGCCCAGACCAATATTGTAGTAATGAAATAACAAATCAAACAAATCCATCGATATGCTCCACTGGAATCTCACATATGCAGATACCACGGTGCTATATATATGAAGAGTTCTCACTATCAATCTTCAGAGCAGAAATTAGAAACTATTCAAGAAGACAAGAAACAAAGCACAAACGCTTCGTATCCTTATGTACAAAAAAATCCATGGCAGTTCACGATGATCCTCCTCCGAGCTCCAAGTTTAGGCCTAATGGCTGACGCAGAATAACTACTTGTTCATTATCTTCGTCCCAAACTCGATGGAGAAGGCTTTCACCAAGGGCTTGTTCCTTTCTGCGATCTTTATGGAGAATAAGAACCCATGGCAGATATGGGAAGCTTTCAAAGAATCATCAGTGAAAGACCAATTAAGAAAGAGAAGACCTCTACTTCATTACCCAACACGAGAAGAAGTCTCCAAAGGACTCCCGCAAAAGCTGAACAGTGATAGTGAGAACTCTTCATATATATAGTGTCAGAGAACCCTCCTGAGCAGAGACGGATGCATCAGCGAAGGCCAAGACAAGGATCTTGTCCAGGACCTGGAAATGAAACTCGAGTATTTTGGTCAATGGCAATGCCCGTAAATTATGATGAAACTCgagtattttggtcatttttcattaaaattggGAGTCAGGCTTGTATCATTTagcttttgggcctgggctcatgtccttattGGTATAAATCTTTTTGAAAGTGGGTTTTATGTGTTAACATCTTTGGTCAtatgctactatgtaattttctaaaaagaaaaagagagtaGGAGAACCGTTAAAGGTACCCTTCATCTCTTGTACAAATACAAAGGAAAATTAGACAAAAGCAAGTCCAATTGGAGCAGTGGTTATTGCTTTGTAAAAGCACCTGATGGAAAGCAAGTAGAACCAAAACCAACTCCAACCTAGCCTTCCCAAATCAACATAGTACCCTTAAGGGTGCAATTAACattgggagaggatcctctcctgagcaaGCTAATCACCTGAGCTTCCTGAGCTTTTGATGACAAGATGCCACGTGTATAAAACTACATCTAATGGTTGCTATTGCTTgaactcaaatttttttttttgaatcaaaactCAGATACGAAGCAGACTTGGACTCTCTctcccttttctctctctctctcttcattcatcCATTTATCGGCGACGACAACCACTCCCAACCCAGCCCATCGTCACCACCGCCATCAACTACCCCAACCATCATCTTGCATCGTTTCTACCATATGGGCATCAGTTAAAACATCAACAAAAAGCAATTGCCAATTGGGTATCGTTTAAATTAAGACCAAAATCGTTTATGGGTATCGTTTCAATGCTTAATCTTAATTTACAGAGGTACTTCAATGCGTGGCTCATTCAAGAGCTGAGATTTTCGTCCAAGATATgaggattttttattttctagcaATTTCTTGAAATCTACGTGAGATTCTTGCTTGATAGCAGAAAAATACTTGTTTTTGTATATATCTGTTAACTGTTTGGATTGGAGAAGCTTTAATTGGGGAGAGTTTGGGTGGTGGTTTTGAAAGACCAGGAGGTGTGGTTTATGGATTGATTTGAATGCGGATATGGTTTATGGGTTTTGTGGTTTGATCTTGGTGACTATTCAATTGAAGAGTGTTGGTTTTGTGGTTGAGGGTAGAAGGTTGATTAGGTTGTAGTTCGTAGGTGGGATATACTGCTTGGAGTATTTGCAGACTGAGCTTAAAGGAACGAAGACCAACACTCTTGGCCTCTTCGGATTGTGCAAGTGaaagaagagaaggaaaagaagaacagGAGAGAGGAAGGAAGGAAAAGAGAAGGGAAATAATAGGAAGAATTTTAGGCCATTAGATCAAACAATGGACACGTGTCGTCATCTGACAGAAAGCTCAGGTGATTAGCttgctcaggagaggatcctctcccattAACATTAGGTATACAACCATAACAACTGCATACTTCCCAGTGCATCCAATGCAAAGCAGCAAGTGATAGAGTGAAAtgtgggtgtccagagaaaaaACAATCAAATGTAGACCATCTCCCAATAACATCAACCAATGGTATAAGTAGCACGCCCAAGTATCATGAATAGACATGTTAAAACTATGATAAAATTCCAAATAAGCTGCCATGTGATCTGGGAAACCCATGGCATCTGTATATAACAAAGGGAGAAGCTCAGATGGAGGAGTAGCATACCAAACCAGTGATGTGGATGTCAAGCTCAAGCTCGTAATTTTATCAGCCGCTGTGTTACCCTCACGAAGAATATGTGAGCAAAAGAAGTTCATGACACAAATTCTTTCTAGACAATTCACCCAAAGGATTCGCAACGGCCATGGTGGAATAAAAGAAGAGAAGGAGATACATGCCAGGACACTAGTTGAATCACTTTCAAGACAAATATGATGTCATCCCAATTGGTAAGCAAATTCAACACCAATAATGATTGCCATTAACTCAAAGAAGAATGCACTTTGTTGATCTAGTCCTGTGCAAAAACCTCCAATGAATTGCGCGCCCAAAACAATCTCGAAAAACACCACCACATGTAGCAGGGCCTGGATTTCCTTTAGCAAGGCCATCACTATTAAGCTTCAACCATGGAAAAGGAGGAGGATGCCAAAGAACCATGCCAGTTAGGGAACTGGCCTAATTTTTGACACTGGAATAACACCTAGCCCCATAAGTAACTTACTATCCAAGATCCCTGTAGTGTCCAGGCATGTGTGGGGCAATAAAACGAATCTAAGCTTTAGTACTAGAACGCAAAATTTTCATAAGAGATGGCTGTTTGTTCTGAAATCTCAACTTGTTTCTAGTCTTCCAAATAGCCATAAGTGAACAGAGACCACTGCCAGTCCAAATATTCATCAATTAATTGAGAAGAGAAAACTTTACTAGTAAATGAATCCCAAAGATCAGTAAGCATACCTGAGGATGGGAGAGAGGTACCAAAACAGTAAGCAAGCCATTGCCAGATGTGTTGCGCAAAAGCATAGGTGACAAAGAGATAAGTCAGTGTTTCCTCATGACCAAATGTGCAATAGTTGACAAACCGAGACCACGGGGACACCACGCCTATGAAGCTGATCATCTGCAGGTAATTTATTATGAAGAAGACACCATGCGAGCATAGATAGACGAGGAGGAATAGGAGCTCCCCATATTTTGAAGACCCAATTTTGCTCCTCAAAGTGAGGCCTAATCAACTCATAAGCATTCGAGAATGAAAGAATACCAGAACTCGAGTCTTCCCAAAAGAGAACATCACGCTCAGCAACTATAGGAAGAGGAATTTTCATAATTTCATGAACTAGATCAGGGAAGGCAGTGTGAAACCTGACGGGGAAGGTCCATTGTACGTTGCTCCGAAATAAAAGAATTGAAGCTACCAAAGTCTTGAAATACTTTGAGAGATTGGTCATTTGAAGTTTATCAATGATCGCATTATCCAACCACTTATCtgaccaaaataaaacaaatttacCGTCTCCAATACTCCACCGTGAATGTCGATAAATAAAGGGAAAAGAAGTACGTAACCCCGGCCATATTGATGAATTGAGTTATTTGCATTAACTTTTCTTGTTTCTTGTCTAAAAAAGTTTACAGAAATTTTTGATAAATTGAGTTATTGGCACctagctctctctctttctcacctGCACTGAAGTACACCAGCATATGGATTCAATAATCCGATCTGCTTTGAGAGGTAAAAAGTTTGTGTTGCTTTTGGATGATGTGTGGAGGCCCATTGATCTGAAAAAAGTTGGAGTACCTGATCCTCATATTACAAACAGCAAAGTCATATTCACTACTAGTGTTGAGGGGGTGTGCACCCAAATGGGTGGCAAGAAGCATAAAGTAATGTGTTTGCCATGGGAGGACGCATGGAGTTTGTTCAAGCAGAACGTTAACAAAGTGGAAGACATACTTTCTCTTTATCCAGATATTCCTGGCTTGGCTGAATCTGTTGCTAAAGAGTGTGCCGGATTGCCTCTCGCCCTCATCATTGTCGGTAGCGACATGTCTTGTAGGAAGACAGCAGGTGATTGGAGAAAATCCCATCGTGATTTGAGGACCTCTGCTGCAAAATTTGAAGATATGGAACAGAAAGTCTTCCATCTTCTTACGTTCAGTTATGACAATCTTGCTAGTAAGCAATCGAAGTCTTGTTTCTTATATTGTGCTCTATATCCGGAAGATTTTTCTATTCATAGAAATGAATTGATTTATAAATGGATGGGCCATAGTATGTGATATTCTTGTTGTTTGTACATGATCATGGTATGAATATGATCGCGGTTGTGATATTCATAGTATGTGAATTTTACTTAAGAATGGTTATCTCCTctaataaacatatatatatatatagatcctatccagagcggagctccgctttgaaaattaacgtgtgaagttcgagttttgggtcacttttcggtcgcatatccacatctcgaccgttcagtttttaggtactagtgtatagatcgtctctgcaaattttcatccaaaattatgatcgttaaggcattgataactgtacatacatgtacatttgcaagcataattagctctaatgggctacgctcattgtaccgccaaaggtattaattccaaccaaaggaatgacatgcagacacaccgccaggcgggctacagccccaacgtcggatcacctccagatcGGCGGCGACGCGCCGTGTCACGAGCCGACTTCATACGCAGCGGAATTAGCCCGTGAGGCGCCAAGGTTCCTCAAAACCGAGGCCAGCCTATCTTCCTTACTTCCTTGatactccatttttctttttctttctgtgtgCTTCTCTTGTCAACTTGACCCCCTTCGACATCATCCTCTTACTTGTTGAGGTTTACCAACGAAAGCTACTCACACAGGAGTCTCACATCTTGTGACTAACCGATCGCTTCCTTGTGTCGTGGTTGTCTTCCAAGACACTCGCCCAACCGATAGGCTTTCATGTCATCTCGGCTTGCGCCAGCCTATTACTGACCCGCGTGCATCCCGCACATCGATAGCAAGTAGCATGACCGTGTACCGAGACTAAGTTGGCATTCACATTTCTTCCTTGAGTCATTCCTTAGTAGCTTGCACACCTTCCTCACTTCGCGGGCATCTCTCGCACCACCCGCTCAGCTCCAAGACAACAGATGTCTTGCATATTTCACCTCATGGGCGCCACTTATGCGACCCACTCAGTCTTCAGCTCAAGGGCAACCCATGCCCGCGTACTTTGACCTTGTGCGCATCACTTACGCACCTTACTTGACAGCACATGCCCACTTACTTCGTCTTATGGCATCACTGGCACAACCCAATGAACCCATAGGCAACACTTGTTTTCATCCTGCACTTCATGAGCATCACTTGTGTAACTCACTCGGCTCATGGACATCACCTGCCGTCGTATCTTGCCTCGTGAGTATCCCTCGTGCAACCCACTTGGCTCTTGGGCAACACATGCCCTCATACTTTGCCTCATGGGCATCACCTAGACAGCCCACTCGGCTCATGGGTAACACTTGCCTGTCTACTCAAGCCTTGAGTACCAACCTGACAAGCCATCGAGGCCTTG encodes the following:
- the LOC133728576 gene encoding probable disease resistance protein At5g63020 — encoded protein: MDSIIRSALRGKKFVLLLDDVWRPIDLKKVGVPDPHITNSKVIFTTSVEGVCTQMGGKKHKVMCLPWEDAWSLFKQNVNKVEDILSLYPDIPGLAESVAKECAGLPLALIIVGSDMSCRKTAGDWRKSHRDLRTSAAKFEDMEQKVFHLLTFSYDNLASKQSKSCFLYCALYPEDFSIHRNELIYKWMGHSM